A genomic region of Phragmites australis chromosome 2, lpPhrAust1.1, whole genome shotgun sequence contains the following coding sequences:
- the LOC133901000 gene encoding uncharacterized protein LOC133901000 isoform X2: MGCMESDEDNPNEANKADDIVAASKEDGNGGAGDKDNELFLTAVLPGWVLCCMGHFNVDNLVVSQFLLFLTSTLGELTMMMARLPSQVAPAFEVIRRACLVVVLVTAHTMAVELMGDDVMLVCTPELVAVVVWFSIQLGLGHGGSITVSVIEATSHKSGTVVLGVVAILAYLAASTDESEGEMNLLSKYMSALVACAFSVILPSLCVFALRQWPGKTPLSQTTAARSSELEGAIRLLSFCRDISFKAAAMYLVVTPLVDVRLRLQVQGLAAEILNKLSQ; the protein is encoded by the exons ATG GGCTGCATGGAAAGCGATGAAGACAACCCTAATGAGGCTAACAAAGCCGATGACATCGTTGCTGCTTCCAAAGAGGATGGTAATGGTGGCGCCGGTGACAAAGACAACGAGCTGTTTTTAACAGCGGTACTACCCGGCTGGGTACTATGCTGCATGGGGCATTTTAATGTTGACAACCTGGTGGTCTCACAGTTCCTTCTCTTCCTCACCTCCACGCTGGGTGAGCTTACAATGATGATGGCGAGGCTTCCTTCCCAAGTAGCGCCGGCGTTCGAGGTTATTCGCAGGGCCTGCCTCGTGGTGGTGTTGGTCACAGCGCACACCATGGCAGTGGAGCTCATGGGGGATGACGTGATGCTGGTCTGCACGCCGGAGCTCGTCGCGGTGGTAGTATGGTTCAGTATCCAGTTGGGCTTGGGCCACGGTGGCTCTATTACCGTCAGTGTCATTGAGGCCACCTCACACAAATCTGGCACCGTCGTCCTTGGTGTGGTGGCTATCCTGGCTTACCTAGCGGCCTCCACGGATGAGTCCGAGGGGGAGATGAATCTGCTCTCCAAGTACATGTCCGCCTTGGTTGCTTGTGCCTTTTCAGTTATTCTGCCATCCCTTTGTGTGTTTGCGCTGCGTCAGTGGCCGGGCAAAACTCCGCTTTCACAAACTACTGCCGCGCGGTCGTCGGAATTGGAGGGGGCTATCCGGCTGTTAAGCTTCTGCCGAGATATTTCGTTCAAAGCAGCAGCTATGTATCTAGTAGTTACGCCATTGGTTGATGTGCGGCTACGTCTGCAAGTGCAAGGACTAGCAGCCGAGATATTGAATAAACTAAGCCAGTAA
- the LOC133901000 gene encoding uncharacterized protein LOC133901000 isoform X3 — MESDEDNPNEANKADDIVAASKEDGNGGAGDKDNELFLTAVLPGWVLCCMGHFNVDNLVVSQFLLFLTSTLGELTMMMARLPSQVAPAFEVIRRACLVVVLVTAHTMAVELMGDDVMLVCTPELVAVVVWFSIQLGLGHGGSITVSVIEATSHKSGTVVLGVVAILAYLAASTDESEGEMNLLSKYMSALVACAFSVILPSLCVFALRQWPGKTPLSQTTAARSSELEGAIRLLSFCRDISFKAAAMYLVVTPLVDVRLRLQVQGLAAEILNKLSQ, encoded by the coding sequence ATGGAAAGCGATGAAGACAACCCTAATGAGGCTAACAAAGCCGATGACATCGTTGCTGCTTCCAAAGAGGATGGTAATGGTGGCGCCGGTGACAAAGACAACGAGCTGTTTTTAACAGCGGTACTACCCGGCTGGGTACTATGCTGCATGGGGCATTTTAATGTTGACAACCTGGTGGTCTCACAGTTCCTTCTCTTCCTCACCTCCACGCTGGGTGAGCTTACAATGATGATGGCGAGGCTTCCTTCCCAAGTAGCGCCGGCGTTCGAGGTTATTCGCAGGGCCTGCCTCGTGGTGGTGTTGGTCACAGCGCACACCATGGCAGTGGAGCTCATGGGGGATGACGTGATGCTGGTCTGCACGCCGGAGCTCGTCGCGGTGGTAGTATGGTTCAGTATCCAGTTGGGCTTGGGCCACGGTGGCTCTATTACCGTCAGTGTCATTGAGGCCACCTCACACAAATCTGGCACCGTCGTCCTTGGTGTGGTGGCTATCCTGGCTTACCTAGCGGCCTCCACGGATGAGTCCGAGGGGGAGATGAATCTGCTCTCCAAGTACATGTCCGCCTTGGTTGCTTGTGCCTTTTCAGTTATTCTGCCATCCCTTTGTGTGTTTGCGCTGCGTCAGTGGCCGGGCAAAACTCCGCTTTCACAAACTACTGCCGCGCGGTCGTCGGAATTGGAGGGGGCTATCCGGCTGTTAAGCTTCTGCCGAGATATTTCGTTCAAAGCAGCAGCTATGTATCTAGTAGTTACGCCATTGGTTGATGTGCGGCTACGTCTGCAAGTGCAAGGACTAGCAGCCGAGATATTGAATAAACTAAGCCAGTAA
- the LOC133901000 gene encoding uncharacterized protein LOC133901000 isoform X1, protein MHRDLLRFICISFPNLRLEPLMNAYIRNQLRLASTTYVVAFVCYFPLLWLHVSWCVGPLPKPSFNWSQIRRAGAYVKTAVLIIIAYATLLVVNTRYISLVIIPIIVLVFIGALFVMVSLKGCMESDEDNPNEANKADDIVAASKEDGNGGAGDKDNELFLTAVLPGWVLCCMGHFNVDNLVVSQFLLFLTSTLGELTMMMARLPSQVAPAFEVIRRACLVVVLVTAHTMAVELMGDDVMLVCTPELVAVVVWFSIQLGLGHGGSITVSVIEATSHKSGTVVLGVVAILAYLAASTDESEGEMNLLSKYMSALVACAFSVILPSLCVFALRQWPGKTPLSQTTAARSSELEGAIRLLSFCRDISFKAAAMYLVVTPLVDVRLRLQVQGLAAEILNKLSQ, encoded by the coding sequence ATGCATCGCGACCTGTTACGCTTCATATGCATCAGTTTCCCAAATTTGAGGTTGGAACCTTTGATGAATGCCTATATTAGGAACCAGTTGCGGCTTGCGTCCACTACTTATGTTGTGGCTTTCGTTTGCTATTTTCCCTTGCTCTGGCTACATGTCTCCTGGTGCGTTGGCCCGTTACCAAAGCCTAGCTTCAACTGGAGCCAAATTCGTAGAGCCGGGGCCTATGTCAAAACAGCTGTTCTCATCATCATAGCTTATGCAACTTTACTTGTGGTAAACACAAGATATATCAGTCTAGTCATCATTCCCATCATCGTGCTTGTTTTCATTGGAGCACTGTTCGTAATGGTGTCGCTGAAGGGCTGCATGGAAAGCGATGAAGACAACCCTAATGAGGCTAACAAAGCCGATGACATCGTTGCTGCTTCCAAAGAGGATGGTAATGGTGGCGCCGGTGACAAAGACAACGAGCTGTTTTTAACAGCGGTACTACCCGGCTGGGTACTATGCTGCATGGGGCATTTTAATGTTGACAACCTGGTGGTCTCACAGTTCCTTCTCTTCCTCACCTCCACGCTGGGTGAGCTTACAATGATGATGGCGAGGCTTCCTTCCCAAGTAGCGCCGGCGTTCGAGGTTATTCGCAGGGCCTGCCTCGTGGTGGTGTTGGTCACAGCGCACACCATGGCAGTGGAGCTCATGGGGGATGACGTGATGCTGGTCTGCACGCCGGAGCTCGTCGCGGTGGTAGTATGGTTCAGTATCCAGTTGGGCTTGGGCCACGGTGGCTCTATTACCGTCAGTGTCATTGAGGCCACCTCACACAAATCTGGCACCGTCGTCCTTGGTGTGGTGGCTATCCTGGCTTACCTAGCGGCCTCCACGGATGAGTCCGAGGGGGAGATGAATCTGCTCTCCAAGTACATGTCCGCCTTGGTTGCTTGTGCCTTTTCAGTTATTCTGCCATCCCTTTGTGTGTTTGCGCTGCGTCAGTGGCCGGGCAAAACTCCGCTTTCACAAACTACTGCCGCGCGGTCGTCGGAATTGGAGGGGGCTATCCGGCTGTTAAGCTTCTGCCGAGATATTTCGTTCAAAGCAGCAGCTATGTATCTAGTAGTTACGCCATTGGTTGATGTGCGGCTACGTCTGCAAGTGCAAGGACTAGCAGCCGAGATATTGAATAAACTAAGCCAGTAA
- the LOC133901034 gene encoding uncharacterized protein LOC133901034: MDSLKDRVRTFTEGILIMACPVLVAVALKKVDLKSEGNATVRGSISPVAAISLFLSLFTFVLLGIASILKGLLPHRFPYQLELVFRFSKLLVHACAVLQMLLAYMIFLLITMRFKPFLVVLVVFGLFLLYCCYLSVIKSQERIDGGHGPCDCYKKLEPSLDFSAALTSLLFLALEGLALEGQTAVGKDLDPRLLVPLGFTFFFCVVAVAIMLLAAVPPVDYNGNGCMQMCTLLHVLCGALTLFFAVVVLTITFELEKEKGITAVAVPCVGLFLFYLGCLCVREGNELDGNEVKLASLELTKVTFTGFLAISLPSIRNSSLSSYTSAFILITAMAVISGLLWRFMTHFKKKAAVWTAKVACLSTHGFVAAAAIAFMLIAMHALSDAEDECHIPCSSSSSAQLQLFVTCFIKKARERSSYALSSVNC, translated from the exons ATG GACTCCCTGAAGGACCGTGTGAGAACTTTCACGGAGGGCATTTTGATCATGGCTTGCCCGGTGCTTGTCGCCGTTGCATTGAAGAAAGTGGACTTGAAGAGCGAGGGAAATGCAACTGTTCGAGGCAGCATCTCGCCAGTCGCGGCTATTAGTCTGTTCCTGTCTTTATTCACCTTCGTCCTCCTCGGTATCGCGAGCATCCTGAAAGGCTTGTTACCACATCGGTTTCCCTATCAATTAGAGTTGGTATTTCGTTTCTCGAAGCTGCTAGTCCACGCCTGTGCCGTTCTTCAGATGCTGCTCGCGTACATGATCTTTCTTCTCATCACCATGAGGTTCAAACCGTTCTTGGTCGTGTTGGTCGTGTTCGGTCTTTTCCTCCTTTACTGTTGCTACCTGTCTGTGATAAAAAGCCAGGAACGAATCGACGGGGGACATGGACCGTGCGACTGCTATAAGAAGCTCGAGCCGTCACTGGACTTTTCGGCCGCTCTGACGTCACTTCTGTTCCTCGCGCTGGAAGGCTTGGCGTTGGAGGGCCAGACCGCCGTCGGCAAAGACCTTGACCCACGCCTTCTTGTCCCCCTCGgcttcaccttcttcttctgtGTGGTGGCTGTTGCAATCATGCTCTTGGCGGCGGTCCCTCCCGTTGACTATAATGGCAATGGATGCATGCAGATGTGCACGCTTTTACACGTATTGTGTGGCGCACTAACTCTCTTCTTCGCCGTGGTGGTGCTCACGATCACCTTCGAACTCGAGAAGGAGAAGGGAATCACGGCGGTCGCTGTACCATGTGTCGGCCTATTTCTGTTCTACCTTGGGTGTCTATGCGTCCGAGAGGGTAACGAACTGGACGGCAACGAAGTTAAACTCGCATCGCTGGAGCTGACCAAGGTCACCTTCACAGGCTTCCTGGCCATCTCGTTACCGAGCATCCGCAACAGCTCGCTCAGCAGCTACACCAGTGCCTTCATACTCATCACTGCCATGGCTGTGATCTCAGGCCTCCTGTGGAGGTTCATGACGCACTTCAAGAAAAAAGCGGCTGTCTGGACTGCTAAGGTTGCTTGTCTGTCCACCCATGGGTTCGTGGCGGCTGCCGCGATTGCATTTATGTTAATTGCGATGCATGCGCTATCTGATGCTGAAGACGAATGCCATATTCCCTGCAGTTCGAGTTCATCCGCACAGCTACAGTTATTTGTTACGTGCTTCATCAAAAAAGCCAGAGAAAGAAGTTCGTACGCGCTTTCTAGTGTTAACTGCTAA